Below is a window of Variovorax sp. TBS-050B DNA.
GATGGTCGAGGTGCGCGGCTTCGACCTGCTGCATGCGCTGTCCGAGGCGCGCCGGCTGGCGCTGGCCGCATCCGCCGCGGTGCCCGGGGGCGAGCCGCCGCGCATCGGGCTGGTGTCCTATGGCGGCCCTTCGCCCGAGGTGGCGCAGTTCGAGGCGATGTTCGGCATCGGCATCTCGCCGTTCAGCTACCAGGGCGCGGACGACGCAGCGGCCTGCGTGCAGGCCATGCAGCAGGCGGGCATGCAGGCGGTGGTGGCGCCGGGCCTGGTGGCCGAGCTGGCCGAGCGTGCCGGCATGGCCAGCGTGCTGCTGTACGCCGAAGGCGCCGTGCGCAAGGCCTATGCCGAGGCCCTGCTGCTGGCACGCCACCGGCATGCACAGCGCGCCCGGCACCAGCGGCTCGAGACCGTGCTGCACCAGCTGCAGGACGGCGTGGTCACAGTGGACCTGCAGGGCCGCATCCAGGCGCTGAACCCGACCATGGCCGGGCTGCTCGGCGCCTCGGTCGCGAGCCTGCACGGGCGCCCGCTGGAGCAGTTCGCGCCGCAGCTGTCGGTGGGCCGCACGCTCTCCACCGGGCCGGCGGACGGCGCTCGGGAGGCCGAGGCTGCCGAAGACGTGGTGCAGATCGCCGGCCGCACCCTCTCCGTGCGGCGCGCGCCCATCGTCGAGAACGGCGAGGTCACCGGCGCGCTGTTCGCCTGCAGCGACCCGGTGGTGATCCAGCGCGCCGACCGCCATCTGCGCGCGAGCAGCCGCCAGCAGCATGTGGGCGCGCGCTGGCGCATCGACGACTATGCAGGCGAGAGCCCGGCCGCGCAGCGCATCCGCGGGCTGGCGCGCCAGTTCGCCGCCAGCGACGCCACCGTGCTGATCCAGGGCGCCAGCGGTACCGGCAAGGAACTGCTGGCGCAGGGCATGCACCGCGCGAGCCGACGCGCGGCCCAGCCCTTCCTGGCGGTGAACTGCGCCGCGCTCGGCGAGAGCCTGCTCGAAAGCGAGCTGTTCGGCTACGAGGAAGGCGCCTTCACCGGCGCCCGGCGCGGCGGCAAGACCGGCCTGGTCGAGGCCGCGCACACCGGCACGCTGTTCCTCGACGAGATCGGCGACATGCCGCTGCCCCTGCAGTCGCGCCTCCTGCGCGTGCTGCAGGAACGCGAGGTGCTGCGGGTGGGTTCGACCACGCCGGTGCCGATGGACATCCGCGTCATCGCCGCCACCCATGCCGACCTGGCGGCGCAGGTGGCGCGCGGCGCGTTCCGGCGCGACCTGTACTACCGCCTGGCGGTGCTGCGCATCCAGACGCCCACGCTGCGCGAGCGCGGCGCCGGCGACGTGGCCGCGCTCGCGCAGGCTCTGCTGGCGCAGCGCCTGGGGCCAGCGCACGACGCGGCGCAGGCGGCGCTGCTGCTTCGGGCCTTGCAGGCGCGCACCGCCGCCTATGCCTGGCCGGGCAACATCCGCGAACTCGGCAACTGGGTCGAGCGCCTGGCGGCCTGCCGCGACCATCTGCTGCGGAACGGGGCGGTCGATCCGGACCGCTGGCTGGAGGTCTTTCCCGAATGCGCCGCGCCGCTCGCCGCCGACCCGCAGTCGGTGGACCAGGAGCCCCCGCCGCTGCAGGAACCGATGCCGCTGAAGGACGCGCGCCGCCTGGCCGAGCGCGAACGGCTCCGCGAGGTGCTGGCCTCGGTGCAGGGCCACCAGGGCAAGGCCTGCGAGATCCTGGGCATCAGCCGCGCCACGCTGTGGCGGCGCCTGAAGGCCGCGCCATAGCGAGCTGCGCGGCGCGGGCGCGCTACTGCGGCGGCACCCGCACCCAGCCCTCCATCAGCACCCGCGCGCTGCGGCTCATCGACACCTGGGTGACCGACCACCGGCCGCCGTCGCCCTGGCGCGCCTGCGCGCCCACGCGCAAGGTGCCCGAGGGATGGCCGAAGCGCACCGACTGGCGCTCGCCGCCGCCGGCCGCGAGGTTCACCAGCGTGCCGGGGATCGCGGCGGCCGTGCCGATGGCCACTGCCGCCGTGCCCATCATCGCGTGGTGCAGCTGCCCCATGGACAGCGCGCGCACCAGCAGGTCGACCTCGCCCGCCGCCACCGCCTTGCCGCTGGAGGCCACATAGCGCGCTGGCGGCGCCACGAAGGCGATCTTGGGCGTGTGCTGGCGCAGCGGCGCCTCCGCCACGTCGCGCATCAGCCCCATCTTCACCGCGCCCAGCGCGCGCAGGCTTTCGAAGCGCGCCAGCGCCGCCGGGTCGCCGTTGATGGCGCCCTGCAGTTCGGTGCCGCTGTAGCCCAGGTCCGCCGCGTTGAGAAACACGGTGGGAATGCCGGCGTTGATGAGCGTGGCCGGGATGCGGCCGAGGCCGGGCGCCTCCAGCACGTCGACCACGCGGCCGGTGGGGAACAGGCCGCCCTCGCCCGCCGCGTCGTCCGCCGGGTCCATGAACGCCAGCTGCACCTCGGCGGCCGCAAAGGCCACGCCGTCGAGCTCGAAGTCGCCCATCTCCTGCACCTGCCGGCCGGCCATGGGGACCTGCGCGACGATGGTCTTGCCGATGTTGGCCTGCCAGATGCGCACGGTGCAGAGGCCGTCGTGCGGAACGCGCTTCGCATCGACGAGGCCGTTGGCAATGGCGAAAGGCCCCACGGCCGCCGTGAGGTTGCC
It encodes the following:
- the prpF gene encoding 2-methylaconitate cis-trans isomerase PrpF; protein product: MAFAPQIRIPATYMRGGTSKGVFFRLQDLPAAAQQPGAARDALLLRVLGSPDPYGKQIDGMGAATSSTSKAVILSASSRPGHDVDYLFGQVAIDQALVDWSGNCGNLTAAVGPFAIANGLVDAKRVPHDGLCTVRIWQANIGKTIVAQVPMAGRQVQEMGDFELDGVAFAAAEVQLAFMDPADDAAGEGGLFPTGRVVDVLEAPGLGRIPATLINAGIPTVFLNAADLGYSGTELQGAINGDPAALARFESLRALGAVKMGLMRDVAEAPLRQHTPKIAFVAPPARYVASSGKAVAAGEVDLLVRALSMGQLHHAMMGTAAVAIGTAAAIPGTLVNLAAGGGERQSVRFGHPSGTLRVGAQARQGDGGRWSVTQVSMSRSARVLMEGWVRVPPQ
- the prpR gene encoding propionate catabolism operon regulatory protein PrpR, with amino-acid sequence MNETATPAPDARLPTVVTVGRHGIGRTLERLAPVVAGQVNLLHLSAAFDDAVRAVHALQKKKMPVDVLIAAGASGDWLREHVDIPVVMVEVRGFDLLHALSEARRLALAASAAVPGGEPPRIGLVSYGGPSPEVAQFEAMFGIGISPFSYQGADDAAACVQAMQQAGMQAVVAPGLVAELAERAGMASVLLYAEGAVRKAYAEALLLARHRHAQRARHQRLETVLHQLQDGVVTVDLQGRIQALNPTMAGLLGASVASLHGRPLEQFAPQLSVGRTLSTGPADGAREAEAAEDVVQIAGRTLSVRRAPIVENGEVTGALFACSDPVVIQRADRHLRASSRQQHVGARWRIDDYAGESPAAQRIRGLARQFAASDATVLIQGASGTGKELLAQGMHRASRRAAQPFLAVNCAALGESLLESELFGYEEGAFTGARRGGKTGLVEAAHTGTLFLDEIGDMPLPLQSRLLRVLQEREVLRVGSTTPVPMDIRVIAATHADLAAQVARGAFRRDLYYRLAVLRIQTPTLRERGAGDVAALAQALLAQRLGPAHDAAQAALLLRALQARTAAYAWPGNIRELGNWVERLAACRDHLLRNGAVDPDRWLEVFPECAAPLAADPQSVDQEPPPLQEPMPLKDARRLAERERLREVLASVQGHQGKACEILGISRATLWRRLKAAP